Part of the Vanessa atalanta chromosome 1, ilVanAtal1.2, whole genome shotgun sequence genome is shown below.
AAACGCGCTCCAGGAGGTACCGCACCCCTGTAAGATAaatgacatatataatttaaattattctcattctatattttttaagtcaatttaaaaaaacaagacaGACAGACCCAACAAAGATTGGGTGACACTACATGAAAGGGATTCATAGGAATTCCTTCCGCTAAGAAGAATCAGATTGTAATACCTCATCTGAATGGCTTATTGTGTTAACATAGACTGTCGTGTTGCagaactcattaaaaaaaaactagcacaACATGGTACCAATGTGTATGTTAACATGTAACCAACCGTGGTAGACCACCAGGAATGCCGAGTCCTGGGTTTTCAAGATCTCTGCCTGGACCAAATGGGTTAAAGAGCATTCCACCACCAGGTGCTGCAAATGGATCTAGATCAGAACGTCCAATATTCCTTAAGTTTGAAGGAGGTGGCTCCctgaaatataatgtaaattttataatgacattAATCATAATCAGACCacctaattaatttttaaaaataaacatgatgTTGGTGATGTCTTTCATCATTGAACATTTCTTTTGTATTTGGTTAAATCACAACTTAATTTAAAGATGTACAATTCTTCTGcaaagcttataaaaataaattcaatcaaacatatattttaaaaattattgagcatgttgaattattaaatttatataccacAAGTTGGGATTTTCAGGAACAGGTTGAGGCCGGGGCTGAGGTGGAATTCTAACTGGATTATCCCTATTATTGCTACGTGAATTATCTGTAATTAAATGAAggataacatattaattaaaattttgctatGTTATTAaactcatatattatttatatcgagATTTAGGCTAGacacttgtattattttacaaattcctTTCACATATTTAAGTGTTTACAGAATGAAATTTGTTTCGTTTTCTTAGCTTggatatatatcagatatatataaaaaaattggatttttgatatttgttataaaaatcgttttttttcgAACCCTgttaaatttatagaattattaacatcATCATTTACATAGAATAATGTTTCTTAATGACAATTTTCACTACATCATTTAATATAggtgaatattttgttatgatatatataacatttcacctcaaataatttttttaaattatattatgtaatagtaattgtttaaacattatttagattattttttctaaactgaGATTCTCATACCTCTACCAATGGTTTGAGTTTGTGCCGAACTTGTCAGTCTATCAGTAATTGAATCAATCAAGTCTCTCTTGATGTTATGCATGAGATCTTTGTGATTTGGTAGCATTTTCTCAATTGAACCACTGGTTTCCTTCACTGTGTCTTCTATGTTTGATGCTATGTTGGATACAGCCAAATCTTCTGACCTCTGTTTACATAATgacaatattgtaatttatacatacacatttgaataaaattacaaataacagatgatcacattaaatatttaaatagcatacataatattatagaagtaaAAGAACAATAAATTTAGAGATTTTCAaggaatagttttaattttatttcaagacaTATCTAAAATatgaagaattatatatttaccattAGATTAACAATAAGATTTCCATCAGTATTCAATCcatgtaaaatatacaatttctcTTCAAAAAGATACCGTAAAGTGTAGTTATCCTTATCATTCCAACCCGTTGGCAGTAGTTCACTTTTTTCCTCATTGCCAGACAGTTTTcgctaaatattaaaacaaatatcacaTACAGCatgcatatttattaaataatagaagaGACTAATAATATGTGactagtttagtttttttttttaattaatcaactgTAATTGATACTTATGCTTATACCTCATCACCAATTCCAATACTCCGAAAACCCCTTTTCATTAAGTTCCAATGAATAAAAGCGACTATTATATCAGACTTTCTTTTAATATCTTTTTCAACAGTCTTAAAAGTTAAATCCCATCCAAATAATGGATCCGAAGCCATTTTTAAAATTCCGTGATTTAGATTTCACaaaatatctgtaaataaaagttttaacaattttaatatatgtgacattagaaatttataatatttaatctaattttaaaaatgtacaattattCTTGATGATTTcatgaaataacaatatttacattatttctactgatttataacaaattttaaatagtacAAGAATTGTTGCATGCAAAGTTCTTACCCCCTGATGcagtgtttataaatattaaatatatttttttatttacatgaaattcaaagaaaattgagaactaatgtttttattcatgacagctaaataaatgtttttgacgTTGACGATCACAAAAGTCATAAAATGTTAAGTCACTGACCGTCATAGGTCAGGACGTGAGTGATTTACGTAAACTCTATAGAAAactaagtttttaaatacaaacattttacggcataatttacttttacaaaatactacatgaattattatttcattaatcctttttaaacgaataatgtttcattttctttatattagtatttatttcaaagaaataaaaaaaagtctgtgAGTAAAATATGCAAAAGGCTTTTAAAGCTCGCAATTTAGAAATAAGCTAATAATAagctaaaaacattaaattttacaaacatagGGTGAATTGCATTGTATAAGATAACTTTTTtgtagttaatataaaaaaggtatccgcttttgaataaaaaactaaaaatgtgATTATGGAAAGAATAAACTTTAAGCAGTAaagtatattaatgttttaaatttatattcaccTTCAGCAGATGAATTGTAATTTTAGGTAACACAATGGtatggtataataaaaaatatttataggcttaatacatataaataaagtttaacctataagtatattaaaagcaattgtactattttttataaccttTAAATAAAGGCTTAaacataagttttttaaatatagtgtaGTTTGAATCGATATATTTTCAGTTTAGATCGGTTTTTATTTTAGCGATTTAGTCAAACACTATACTAGTGTAAAAACAATATGGCGGGCAGTGTCATCTTGGGAACGTCGTGAATATAACGTGAAATAAtgaattttgttgttttagaaTATGGGTGAATATgtgcaataatttattatacttaattgtGGAAAgtgttgtgttttaaatatatttgtgtaatttgtGTGAAAATGGCCTCGGATAAGATTAAAGTAGCTGTTCGGGTTCGTCCCTTTAACAGGCGAGGTAAGCTGGTTTTATActggtaataaataaagaaatttgcaaTCGTACAGGTGACTGCGTGTGCTTGAGTTTATCTGCGTACCGAATGGGCAGCAGAtaatgtgattatttatttagtgcaATACGACGACGATACGActttttcattacaatatttattagtctTGTTACGATATTAAGCTAAAgtcttatattaaaagtatgaaTGAAGAATACTCTGTATTCACATATTATGTGTTTATACCGTACAATCAAtccgaatatatataataatagcaagAAACATAATGAACATTGGAATTATTGAAAACATTGCAACAAAGATGcatattataaacgcaaatacCTTAAAACAGACAAACTATGGCTAatacttgaaattattttaataataataaaacaatatcatattttatgtaataattgcaTGATAATGTAGTCACTTGTTAAAATTGGTcataaaaaatgtgataaagCATCAAAATGTTTTGCTTTTTTAGTTTTCTGAAATTATGTGAGCATATTTGAACTATTAAAACTTGAATAACACCTTGAAAATGagtaacaaaatatgtatgaatgTGCTTAAAGATGTAAATACCATGCAGGTGCGATAATGTACTTAAGTGTCACACAAGGTGGTACTTTTACTAAGATAGCAGTATAAGAAATTAATACATTTGTCCTAAAAACATATATGttcatttatacataaatttaagaaaattattaagaaaatattataatcatttgtattatgtatttagtaatatgacattatgtttaaatagaacataatgtaatttgatccatatttactttgtttttacattatatGTTACACATGCAAGACCTatcttatatgaaataaattagctttatttaaaaatagcacaGACATTTGACATTAATTAATGAGAAATTATACCATTGATAATTTTCCTTATCAAGGTGCTGATTatacatactttaataaatatatattgttcttataaaattattcatatgatAAGTTAAGTGAACATGTTCTTTCATACATTCTTTGTTATTCTATTccattaattcatataaatgttaAGTTTTTGTACACAATAAGTACTTTTTTAACAAGTAAATTGTTGTGAAGCATAAGGCTTgggtttttgattttaatatgggttaaatattaataagttaagtatctctttattattatagaagtaaATTGATGGAAACCGATGTAATTAAtagatattgtaattattgatatttatagaaaagcattttcattattatttacaagttttttttaattaaatttcctaTGTTTTGATTGGTTCAATAGACATACActatcatatgtatataaacagaACAACATGTTACAAAACATTtagagtttttttaataatactttgttaTGAGTCACCCATGAATGactattaatgaaaatatagttTCTCTAAGATAAAaacttagataaatatattatttaagatttaatattgtttttgactATTAACCAATGAGATCTAAATGTAAGAGCTGAATTCCGTTACTTAAGCATTTGTCTAAACCAGTACAATAGTCTAGTACAGCTAAAACCGGATTTGAAAAAATCGGTGCGGACACGTCGCACC
Proteins encoded:
- the LOC125064741 gene encoding proteasome inhibitor PI31 subunit, with product MASDPLFGWDLTFKTVEKDIKRKSDIIVAFIHWNLMKRGFRSIGIGDERKLSGNEEKSELLPTGWNDKDNYTLRYLFEEKLYILHGLNTDGNLIVNLMRSEDLAVSNIASNIEDTVKETSGSIEKMLPNHKDLMHNIKRDLIDSITDRLTSSAQTQTIGRDNSRSNNRDNPVRIPPQPRPQPVPENPNLWEPPPSNLRNIGRSDLDPFAAPGGGMLFNPFGPGRDLENPGLGIPGGLPRGAVPPGARFDPFGPPGFVPLPGRRQPPPDADHLPPPGFNDNMFL